A genomic segment from uncultured Alistipes sp. encodes:
- a CDS encoding HAD-IA family hydrolase, with the protein MNTELVIFDLDGTLLDTIGDLAVACNAVLAVRGLPQHSYEEYCRFVGNGIMRLVERALPEPLRTPENVALVRADFVAYYTAHIDRHTKPYAGIPEVVAELARRGVRMAVASNKFQAGTEKLIRLFFPDAAFAAVFGQRPGVPLKPDPAVVEEILARTGTPKERVLYVGDSGVDMQTAAAAGVRSVGVTWGFRERAELAESGARHLIDRPEELLGLL; encoded by the coding sequence ATGAATACCGAACTCGTCATCTTCGACCTCGACGGCACGCTGCTCGACACGATCGGCGACCTGGCCGTCGCCTGCAATGCCGTACTGGCTGTGCGGGGGCTCCCGCAGCACTCCTACGAGGAGTATTGCCGCTTCGTCGGGAACGGCATCATGCGTCTCGTCGAACGGGCGCTGCCCGAGCCGCTGCGCACGCCGGAGAACGTCGCCCTCGTGCGGGCCGACTTCGTGGCGTACTACACCGCACACATCGACCGCCATACGAAACCCTATGCGGGGATTCCGGAGGTGGTGGCCGAACTCGCGCGCCGGGGGGTGCGGATGGCCGTGGCCTCGAACAAGTTCCAGGCCGGGACCGAAAAGCTCATCCGCCTGTTTTTCCCGGACGCGGCGTTTGCGGCGGTCTTCGGGCAGCGTCCGGGCGTGCCGCTGAAACCTGATCCGGCGGTCGTGGAGGAGATTCTCGCCCGGACCGGGACGCCGAAGGAGCGCGTGCTCTATGTCGGCGACTCGGGCGTGGACATGCAGACCGCGGCGGCGGCCGGAGTACGCTCCGTCGGGGTGACCTGGGGATTCCGCGAACGGGCCGAGTTGGCGGAGTCCGGGGCCCGGCACCTGATCGACCGTCCCGAAGAGCTGCTGGGACTGCTCTAA
- a CDS encoding DUF4290 domain-containing protein, with translation MKKNYNYTRRKLYLPEYGRHIQEMIDSLMEIEDRHERNRQARAVIAVMGNLNPLLRDTADFTHKLWDHLFIMSDFQLDVDSPYPRPTRQELTVAPNRMPYTQGRITYKHYGKYVERMIGSLSTVQNPRAVTAAVDNLARYMRTKSYEYNQEHPNNEVIVKDIKRMSGGSIEIDEVALNNLRSDYKQPFSARPQKNGQQHRPQHQQQRQQKNRNQQQHRTFVKNNGAHRNSSK, from the coding sequence ATGAAAAAGAACTATAACTACACACGACGCAAGTTGTACCTGCCCGAGTACGGGCGCCATATCCAGGAGATGATCGATTCGCTCATGGAGATCGAGGACCGACACGAACGCAACCGGCAGGCCCGGGCCGTGATCGCCGTCATGGGCAACCTTAACCCGCTGCTGCGCGATACCGCGGACTTTACCCACAAGCTCTGGGACCATCTCTTTATCATGTCTGATTTCCAGCTGGATGTGGATTCTCCCTATCCGCGGCCGACGCGTCAGGAACTGACCGTGGCCCCGAACCGGATGCCCTATACCCAGGGTCGCATCACCTACAAGCACTACGGGAAATACGTCGAGCGGATGATCGGCAGCCTCTCCACCGTGCAGAATCCCCGGGCCGTGACGGCCGCCGTGGACAACCTGGCCCGCTACATGCGCACGAAGAGCTACGAGTACAATCAGGAGCATCCCAACAACGAAGTGATCGTAAAGGACATCAAACGCATGTCCGGAGGGAGTATCGAAATCGACGAAGTGGCCTTGAATAATCTCCGAAGCGACTACAAACAGCCCTTTTCGGCACGTCCCCAGAAGAACGGCCAGCAGCACCGCCCGCAGCATCAGCAGCAGCGGCAGCAGAAAAACCGCAACCAGCAGCAGCACCGTACTTTCGTGAAAAATAACGGCGCACACCGCAATTCTTCGAAATAA
- a CDS encoding SDR family oxidoreductase, translating to MGYNLLKGKKGLIFGALNEQSIAWKVAERAVEEGAEIVLTNTAVSIRMGTISQLAKKCNTIVVPADATSVEDLENLIDKTMEHFGGKFDFMLHSIGMSPNVRKGRTYDDLDYDYLAKTLDISAISFHKAIQVARKKDAINEWGSIVALSYIAAQRTLYGYNDMADAKALLESIARSFGYIYGREKHVRINTVSQSPTQTTAGSGVLGLGDLMSFAESMSPLGNATAEDCADYVLTLFSDLTRKVTMQNLYHDGGFSSMGMSRRAMRTYEKGMRFDDVHDHQYPFGGGPAEENK from the coding sequence ATGGGATACAACTTACTGAAAGGAAAGAAGGGACTTATCTTCGGAGCCCTGAACGAGCAGTCCATAGCCTGGAAAGTGGCCGAACGCGCCGTGGAAGAGGGTGCCGAAATCGTCCTCACCAATACCGCCGTATCGATCCGCATGGGAACCATCAGCCAACTGGCTAAAAAATGCAATACGATCGTCGTCCCGGCAGACGCTACCAGCGTCGAGGACCTCGAAAACCTCATCGACAAGACCATGGAGCACTTCGGTGGCAAGTTCGACTTCATGCTCCACTCGATCGGCATGTCGCCCAACGTCCGCAAGGGCCGCACCTACGATGACCTCGACTACGACTACCTGGCCAAGACGCTCGATATTTCGGCCATCTCCTTCCACAAGGCCATTCAGGTCGCCCGCAAGAAGGACGCCATCAACGAATGGGGGTCGATCGTCGCTCTCTCTTATATCGCCGCACAGCGTACCCTCTACGGCTACAACGACATGGCCGATGCCAAGGCCCTGTTGGAGTCGATCGCCCGCAGCTTCGGATACATCTACGGCCGTGAGAAGCACGTGCGCATCAATACCGTGTCGCAGTCCCCGACGCAGACCACCGCGGGAAGCGGCGTACTCGGACTGGGCGACCTGATGTCCTTCGCCGAGAGTATGTCCCCGCTGGGCAATGCCACGGCCGAGGATTGCGCCGATTACGTGCTGACGCTCTTCTCCGACCTTACGCGCAAGGTCACCATGCAGAACCTCTACCACGACGGCGGTTTCTCGTCGATGGGTATGTCGCGCCGCGCCATGCGCACCTATGAAAAGGGTATGCGTTTCGACGACGTGCACGATCACCAGTATCCCTTCGGCGGAGGCCCTGCCGAGGAGAATAAATAA
- a CDS encoding pyridoxal phosphate-dependent aminotransferase, translating to MPKISMRAVEMPASPIRKLVPLADAARARGIKIYHLNIGQPDLPTPQVGLDALKHIDRKVLEYSPSEGYRSLREKLVTYYDQYQIKLSPEEIIVTTGGSEAVLFAFMTCLNPGDEIIVPEPAYANYMAFAISAGAVIRPVVSSIENGFALPPIEEFEKLINERTRGILICNPNNPTGYLYTRREMNQIRDLVKKYDLFLFSDEVYREFIYTGSPYISACHLEGIEQNVVLIDSVSKRYSECGIRIGALITKNRQLRDAVMKFCQARLSPPLIGQIIAEASIDAPRSYSTEVYEEYIERRKCLIDGLNRIPGVYSPIPMGAFYTVARLPVDDSDRFCAWCLEHFEYEGETVMMAPASGFYSDPGCGRNEVRIAYVLKKEDLERALFLLSKALEAYNNRA from the coding sequence ATGCCGAAAATTTCAATGCGGGCCGTCGAGATGCCGGCCTCTCCGATACGCAAACTCGTTCCGCTGGCCGATGCGGCCCGTGCGCGGGGGATCAAGATCTACCACCTGAATATCGGGCAACCGGACCTTCCGACGCCGCAGGTGGGGCTCGACGCCCTGAAGCACATCGACCGTAAGGTCCTGGAATACAGCCCGAGCGAAGGCTATCGGTCGCTGCGCGAGAAACTGGTCACCTATTACGATCAGTATCAGATCAAACTCAGCCCCGAAGAGATCATCGTCACCACGGGGGGTTCCGAAGCCGTTCTGTTCGCCTTCATGACCTGCCTCAACCCGGGCGACGAGATCATCGTCCCCGAACCGGCCTACGCCAACTACATGGCCTTCGCCATCTCGGCCGGAGCGGTGATTCGCCCGGTGGTCTCGTCGATCGAGAACGGCTTCGCGCTGCCGCCGATCGAGGAGTTCGAGAAACTGATCAACGAACGTACCCGGGGCATCCTGATCTGCAATCCCAACAACCCGACGGGTTACCTCTATACGCGACGGGAGATGAACCAGATCCGCGATCTGGTCAAGAAATACGACCTGTTCCTCTTCTCGGACGAGGTCTACCGCGAATTCATCTATACGGGTTCGCCCTACATCTCGGCGTGCCATCTCGAAGGGATCGAGCAGAACGTCGTGCTGATCGACTCGGTGTCGAAACGCTACTCGGAGTGCGGCATCCGCATCGGGGCGCTGATCACCAAAAACCGGCAACTGCGCGACGCGGTGATGAAATTCTGCCAGGCGCGCCTTTCGCCCCCGTTGATCGGACAGATCATCGCCGAGGCGTCGATCGACGCCCCGCGGTCGTACAGCACGGAGGTCTACGAGGAGTACATCGAACGGAGGAAGTGCCTGATCGACGGTCTGAACCGCATTCCGGGGGTCTACTCGCCGATTCCGATGGGGGCATTCTACACGGTGGCGCGGCTGCCGGTAGACGACAGCGACAGGTTCTGCGCCTGGTGCCTGGAGCACTTCGAATATGAGGGCGAAACAGTGATGATGGCTCCGGCTTCGGGATTCTATTCCGACCCGGGGTGCGGGCGCAACGAGGTGCGCATCGCCTATGTGCTGAAGAAGGAGGACCTGGAACGCGCCCTGTTCCTCTTGAGCAAGGCCCTCGAAGCCTACAACAACCGGGCATAG
- a CDS encoding Na+/H+ antiporter NhaC family protein produces the protein METTSRKSPSPWISAIPLVVLTALLYVVIRAFGGDAINGGSQIALLSATSVCVMLSIGIYRCRWAVLEESIIDNIRASASAILILLLIGAIAGTWMVSGVVPTLIYYGLQVLHPSFFLVASCAICAVVSLMTGSSWTTIATIGVALMGIGRAMGFPEGWVAGAIISGAYFGDKISLLSDTTVLASSTVGVNVFTHIRYMLYTTVPSMLVALGVFTVAGLTLDHGAATHAELYAETLASTFHISPWLLLVPLATGILIARKLPAIVTLFCAVVFACVAMLAAQPDLVMQVAGGAELDAMTAFRGVLSTCFGSTAISTGTPQLDELVATRGMAGMLNTVWLIICAMCFGGVMTGSGMLRSLTEIFLRWVRRTFSAVASTVGAGIFFNLCTADQYISIILSGRLFKDLYAERGLEPRLLSRSVEDSATVCSVLIPWNSCGMTQATVLGVSTFVYMPYCIFNIVSPLMSLLVAAVGWKIKKGK, from the coding sequence ATGGAAACGACCTCCCGGAAATCGCCTTCGCCCTGGATCTCGGCCATCCCGCTGGTGGTCCTGACGGCCCTGCTCTACGTTGTGATCCGCGCCTTCGGCGGCGATGCCATCAACGGCGGAAGCCAGATCGCCCTGCTGTCGGCCACGTCGGTCTGCGTGATGCTCTCGATCGGCATCTACCGCTGCCGCTGGGCCGTGCTCGAAGAGTCCATCATCGACAACATCCGCGCTTCGGCGTCGGCCATCCTGATCCTGCTGCTCATCGGCGCCATCGCCGGAACGTGGATGGTCTCGGGTGTCGTCCCCACGTTGATCTACTACGGACTGCAGGTCCTGCATCCGTCGTTTTTCCTTGTTGCATCGTGCGCGATCTGCGCCGTCGTGTCGCTCATGACCGGCAGTTCGTGGACCACCATCGCCACCATCGGCGTGGCGCTGATGGGAATCGGACGCGCCATGGGATTCCCCGAAGGGTGGGTTGCCGGAGCGATCATCTCCGGAGCCTATTTCGGCGACAAGATCTCGCTCTTGTCCGATACCACGGTGCTCGCCTCCTCGACCGTCGGTGTCAACGTCTTCACCCACATCCGCTACATGCTCTATACCACGGTGCCGTCGATGCTCGTAGCCCTCGGGGTCTTCACCGTCGCCGGGCTGACCCTCGACCACGGTGCCGCCACCCACGCCGAACTCTACGCCGAAACGCTGGCCTCGACGTTCCATATCTCGCCGTGGCTGCTGCTCGTGCCGCTGGCCACCGGGATCCTGATCGCCCGTAAGCTCCCGGCCATCGTGACCCTGTTCTGTGCCGTGGTCTTCGCCTGCGTGGCGATGCTCGCGGCGCAGCCCGACCTGGTGATGCAGGTGGCCGGAGGAGCGGAACTCGACGCCATGACCGCCTTCCGCGGGGTGCTCTCGACCTGCTTCGGATCCACGGCCATCTCGACCGGAACGCCTCAGTTGGACGAACTCGTCGCCACGCGCGGTATGGCCGGAATGCTCAATACGGTGTGGCTGATCATCTGTGCCATGTGTTTCGGCGGCGTGATGACCGGAAGCGGGATGCTGCGTTCGCTCACGGAGATCTTCCTGCGCTGGGTGCGCCGGACCTTCTCGGCCGTGGCCTCCACGGTCGGCGCCGGGATCTTCTTCAACCTCTGCACCGCTGACCAGTACATCTCGATTATCCTCTCGGGGCGCCTGTTCAAGGACCTTTATGCCGAACGCGGGCTGGAACCGCGTCTGTTGAGCCGTTCGGTCGAGGATTCGGCCACGGTCTGCTCGGTGCTGATCCCCTGGAACTCCTGCGGCATGACCCAGGCCACGGTCCTCGGCGTCTCGACCTTCGTCTACATGCCTTACTGTATTTTCAATATCGTTTCGCCGTTGATGTCGCTCCTGGTGGCGGCCGTCGGCTGGAAGATCAAAAAGGGAAAATGA
- a CDS encoding HU family DNA-binding protein: MNKTQLVEAVALDAHLTKVEARKAVDAIIRVTVQSLREGERLTLTGLGTFSVQQKAERVGRNPRTGAAVKIPPRKVIKFRPTVEIE; this comes from the coding sequence ATGAACAAAACCCAGTTGGTCGAAGCCGTAGCTCTCGACGCCCATCTCACGAAGGTCGAGGCCCGCAAGGCCGTTGATGCCATAATCCGGGTCACCGTGCAATCGCTCCGCGAGGGCGAGCGTCTGACACTGACGGGACTGGGAACGTTCAGCGTACAGCAAAAGGCCGAACGGGTGGGACGCAATCCCCGGACGGGTGCTGCCGTGAAGATTCCGCCGCGAAAGGTCATCAAGTTCCGCCCGACGGTGGAGATCGAATAA
- a CDS encoding TlpA disulfide reductase family protein translates to MNKQTLFGTFLAAAVMCGCQSSKVKISGRFVGNDAREVYLEQLAPLSPSIVDSTRLAEDGSYEFRLKEVPPTPVLYNIIYNGERIPLLLAGGDRLTVSSVGSVVRNYTVEGSAESDLLRQFYQAFVNGAQQLDDLAARFAEPDLTDEARKNLASEYTAEYYRIRREQLRFIIENKSSLSAVYALYQRLPGDAYLFNGDSDVVYYRTVAEALEQSYPDSPYLQTLLAEITRMEARQSLSSRITESGYPDLELMDIYGKKIRLSSLAGKVILLDFWSAELGSSNTLNADLKEIYRKYADAPVGFEVYQVAIDTSKAIWITAVQEQQLPWVSVSDLRGRGSAALGLYNVQKLPTNFLIDRNGTIVARDIYGEKLERELDELTR, encoded by the coding sequence ATGAATAAGCAAACGCTTTTCGGAACGTTCCTGGCGGCGGCGGTGATGTGCGGCTGCCAGTCGTCGAAAGTGAAGATTTCGGGTCGCTTCGTCGGCAACGACGCCCGGGAGGTCTATCTCGAACAGCTCGCTCCGCTCTCGCCGTCGATCGTCGATTCGACCCGCCTGGCTGAGGACGGCAGTTACGAATTCCGGCTCAAGGAGGTTCCCCCGACCCCGGTTCTCTACAATATCATCTACAACGGCGAACGCATACCGTTGCTGCTGGCCGGAGGAGACCGCCTGACGGTCAGTTCCGTGGGGAGTGTCGTGCGCAACTATACGGTCGAAGGATCCGCCGAATCGGATCTGCTGCGGCAGTTCTACCAGGCGTTCGTGAACGGTGCCCAGCAACTGGACGACCTCGCCGCCCGGTTCGCCGAACCGGACCTTACGGACGAGGCGCGCAAGAACCTCGCCTCGGAGTACACGGCCGAGTACTACCGCATCCGCCGCGAACAGTTGCGCTTCATCATCGAAAACAAGTCCTCGCTGTCCGCGGTTTATGCCCTCTACCAGCGGCTGCCCGGAGATGCCTACCTCTTCAACGGCGACAGCGACGTGGTCTACTACCGCACGGTGGCCGAAGCCCTGGAGCAGAGCTATCCCGATTCGCCCTATCTGCAGACCCTGTTGGCCGAGATCACCCGCATGGAAGCCCGTCAGAGCCTCTCGTCGCGCATCACCGAGTCGGGGTATCCCGATCTGGAGCTGATGGACATCTACGGCAAGAAGATCCGCCTCTCGTCGCTGGCCGGAAAGGTCATCCTGCTGGACTTCTGGTCCGCGGAGTTGGGGTCGAGCAATACGCTCAATGCCGACCTGAAGGAGATCTACCGCAAGTATGCCGATGCCCCCGTGGGATTCGAGGTCTACCAGGTGGCCATCGATACCTCGAAAGCCATCTGGATCACCGCCGTGCAGGAGCAGCAGCTGCCCTGGGTGTCGGTGAGCGACCTGCGCGGCCGCGGCTCCGCGGCCCTGGGGCTTTATAACGTGCAGAAACTCCCGACCAACTTCCTCATCGACAGGAACGGCACGATCGTCGCCCGCGACATCTACGGCGAAAAGTTGGAACGGGAACTCGACGAACTGACCCGATGA
- a CDS encoding sigma-54 dependent transcriptional regulator, with product MAKVLILDRSKSVRNVLRERLEYEGFSAEAAEDEAQASELCGRIPFDVIISDTECRVPDAGIPLIALSADPSIDTAVAAVRNGARDFLTKPVDMNRLLQSLHRAIDQSVPAPAIPVPGSGPAPVRRSRRAHPARAEEIIGLSPEIEHVRQLIDKVAPCEARVLITGENGTGKELVARWLHAKSPRAGAPFVEVNCAAIPSELIESELFGHERGAFTSAVKQRKGKFEQADGGTLFMDEIGDMSLAAQAKVLRALQESRISRVGGDKEIEVDVRVIAATNKDLREEIRKGSFREDLYHRLAVIVVRVPALREHPGDIPPLVEHFIRTIAAEYGTPPKPIVPEALAALQQMPWTGNIRELRNVIERLMVLSGDTITSEDVKSYC from the coding sequence ATGGCAAAAGTTTTAATTCTGGACCGATCAAAAAGCGTGCGAAACGTACTGCGCGAACGGTTGGAATACGAAGGATTTTCGGCCGAGGCCGCCGAGGACGAAGCCCAGGCGTCGGAGTTGTGCGGGCGCATTCCCTTCGACGTGATCATCTCGGACACGGAGTGCCGGGTTCCCGACGCGGGGATCCCGCTCATCGCGCTTTCGGCGGACCCGTCGATCGACACGGCCGTAGCGGCGGTGCGCAACGGCGCCCGGGATTTCCTGACCAAACCCGTAGACATGAACCGCCTGCTGCAGTCGCTGCACCGGGCCATCGACCAGTCTGTCCCGGCCCCGGCGATTCCGGTTCCGGGTTCGGGTCCGGCCCCGGTCCGCCGGAGCCGCCGGGCACACCCCGCCCGGGCCGAGGAGATCATCGGGCTGTCGCCCGAGATCGAACACGTGCGGCAGCTCATCGACAAGGTGGCGCCATGCGAGGCCCGGGTGCTGATCACCGGAGAGAACGGCACGGGCAAGGAGCTCGTGGCGCGGTGGCTCCACGCGAAGAGCCCGCGGGCCGGGGCGCCGTTCGTCGAGGTGAACTGCGCGGCCATCCCTTCCGAGTTGATCGAAAGCGAGCTCTTCGGCCACGAACGCGGGGCCTTCACCTCGGCGGTCAAGCAGCGCAAGGGGAAATTCGAGCAGGCCGACGGCGGGACGCTCTTCATGGACGAGATCGGCGACATGTCGCTCGCCGCACAGGCCAAGGTGCTGCGGGCGCTGCAGGAGAGCCGCATCAGCCGCGTGGGCGGCGACAAGGAGATCGAGGTGGACGTACGGGTCATCGCAGCCACGAACAAGGACCTGCGTGAGGAGATCCGCAAGGGGAGTTTCCGCGAGGACCTCTACCACCGGCTGGCGGTGATCGTCGTGCGGGTCCCGGCCCTCAGGGAGCACCCCGGCGACATTCCGCCGCTCGTGGAGCACTTCATCCGCACGATTGCCGCCGAATACGGCACGCCGCCGAAACCGATCGTACCCGAAGCGCTCGCGGCCCTGCAGCAGATGCCGTGGACGGGCAATATCCGCGAGCTGCGGAACGTAATCGAGCGGCTTATGGTCCTCTCGGGCGACACCATCACCTCCGAGGATGTGAAAAGTTACTGCTGA